The following are encoded together in the Chloroflexota bacterium genome:
- a CDS encoding PBP1A family penicillin-binding protein encodes MSRTRIGWSHRRFRALALLGLITLAFAVWAYAALAADLPSPEALIVRAAPDTTKIYDRQGRLLYEVLDPRAGRRTRLRLADMPLQFRQAVMAVEDANYYSHPGIDAAGVVRAIVQAIQAEQIVSGGSTITQQLSRMLAFTPAERESRTVTRKLREMILAVRLTQAYSKDTVLEMYLNEVYFGQLAYGAEAAARTYFGKGVHELDLAESAMLAGLIQSPSATNPLVNPAAARERQRVVLGLMVKSSVISDQQAADAQAEPPHYATVGQADGAAILRAPHFVAYVRNLLEAQYGAERVNGGGLRVTTTLDLDLQERAEAAVRARLDDLKRRTRENGEPNYRVGNAALVALDPRTGEIRALVGSADYYDASIDGAVDVALSNRQPGSAIKPIIYATAFMRDYTPATVLSDVPTAFTTREGDPYQPQNYDTTWHGPISLRAALATSSNMVAVKVLDHVGIDATLETAKALGITTYDNSTRFGLSLALGGGEVSLLELTGAYAAFANAGRRVTPVAIRSVTAAGEAGTTGPDRNGIGAQAISPQVAYLITSILSDDAARIPAFGEDSVLHLSRPAAAKTGTTSDFRDNWTVGYTPDLVTGVWVGNADNRPMYQVSGITGAGPIWHDFMEIALAGLPAREFERPPAVISAEICDTSGLLATDLCQRRHSEWFVSGSEPLRADDSYVRADVDSVSGMLWSAGCRGERVSRVFRVLPPEARDWGREQGIAQLPGATCDAPLAGGAPADADALVMVSPAPHATFALTSQLPPAAQQIEIAARSGGASLRAVTLLVDGQAVGQFAAPPYRVLWQLAAGEHTAQAIGTDVAGNAVASAVLTFSVRGVAESR; translated from the coding sequence ATGAGCCGAACGCGCATTGGATGGTCGCATCGGCGTTTCCGCGCACTGGCGCTGCTTGGGTTGATCACGCTGGCATTCGCCGTGTGGGCGTATGCGGCGCTGGCCGCGGATTTGCCGTCGCCGGAGGCGCTGATCGTGCGCGCCGCGCCGGACACGACCAAGATATACGATCGCCAGGGCCGCCTGCTGTACGAGGTGCTCGACCCGCGCGCGGGCCGCCGCACGCGTCTGCGGCTGGCCGATATGCCGCTGCAGTTCCGGCAGGCCGTGATGGCCGTCGAGGACGCCAACTACTATTCGCATCCGGGCATCGACGCGGCCGGTGTGGTGCGCGCGATCGTGCAGGCGATCCAGGCCGAGCAGATCGTCTCCGGCGGCAGTACGATCACGCAGCAACTGTCGCGCATGCTGGCGTTCACGCCGGCCGAGCGCGAATCGCGCACCGTGACGCGCAAGCTGCGCGAGATGATCCTCGCCGTGCGGTTGACGCAGGCGTACTCGAAGGACACCGTGCTCGAAATGTACCTCAACGAGGTGTATTTCGGGCAACTGGCGTACGGCGCGGAGGCGGCGGCGCGAACGTACTTCGGCAAAGGTGTTCACGAGCTCGACCTGGCCGAGTCGGCCATGCTGGCCGGGCTGATCCAGTCGCCGTCGGCGACCAACCCGCTGGTGAACCCGGCGGCGGCCCGCGAGCGGCAGCGCGTGGTGCTCGGGTTGATGGTCAAGAGCAGCGTGATCAGCGACCAGCAGGCGGCAGATGCGCAGGCCGAGCCGCCGCACTATGCGACGGTCGGGCAGGCCGACGGCGCGGCGATCTTGCGCGCGCCGCACTTCGTCGCCTATGTGCGCAACCTGTTGGAGGCGCAGTACGGCGCGGAGCGTGTCAACGGTGGCGGCCTGCGCGTCACGACAACGCTCGACCTCGACCTGCAGGAGCGCGCCGAGGCCGCGGTGCGCGCGCGGCTGGACGACCTGAAGCGGCGCACGCGCGAAAACGGCGAGCCGAATTATCGTGTCGGCAACGCCGCGCTGGTCGCGCTCGATCCGCGCACCGGTGAGATCCGCGCGCTGGTCGGCAGCGCCGACTACTACGATGCCTCGATCGATGGCGCAGTGGATGTTGCGCTGTCCAACCGCCAGCCCGGCTCGGCGATCAAGCCGATCATCTACGCGACGGCGTTTATGCGCGACTACACGCCCGCGACGGTGCTCTCCGATGTGCCGACGGCGTTCACGACGCGGGAGGGAGACCCGTACCAGCCGCAGAACTATGACACGACCTGGCATGGGCCGATCTCCCTGCGCGCGGCGCTGGCGACCTCCTCGAACATGGTTGCCGTCAAGGTGCTCGACCACGTCGGCATCGATGCCACGCTGGAGACGGCGAAGGCGCTCGGCATCACGACGTACGACAACAGCACGCGCTTTGGGCTGTCGCTGGCGCTCGGCGGCGGCGAAGTGAGCCTGTTGGAGTTGACCGGCGCATACGCCGCGTTCGCGAATGCTGGCCGGCGTGTCACGCCGGTGGCGATCCGCTCGGTGACGGCCGCGGGTGAAGCCGGAACGACCGGGCCGGATCGGAACGGCATCGGCGCGCAAGCTATCAGCCCGCAGGTCGCGTACTTAATCACGAGCATTCTGTCCGACGACGCGGCGCGCATACCGGCGTTCGGTGAAGACAGTGTGCTGCATCTCAGCCGGCCCGCCGCCGCCAAGACCGGCACCACCTCCGACTTCCGCGACAACTGGACGGTCGGCTACACACCCGATCTGGTGACCGGCGTCTGGGTCGGCAACGCCGACAACCGGCCAATGTACCAGGTCAGTGGCATTACGGGTGCGGGGCCGATCTGGCACGACTTCATGGAGATAGCGCTTGCCGGACTGCCAGCGCGCGAGTTCGAGCGGCCGCCGGCGGTTATCAGCGCCGAAATCTGCGACACCTCGGGTCTGCTGGCGACCGACCTGTGCCAACGACGGCACAGCGAGTGGTTTGTATCGGGCAGTGAGCCGTTGCGCGCCGACGACTCCTACGTGCGCGCCGACGTGGACTCCGTGAGCGGCATGCTCTGGAGCGCGGGCTGCCGGGGCGAGCGCGTGTCGCGCGTGTTTCGCGTACTGCCGCCCGAGGCGCGCGATTGGGGCCGCGAGCAGGGCATCGCGCAGTTGCCGGGGGCGACCTGCGATGCGCCGCTGGCAGGCGGTGCGCCCGCCGATGCGGACGCGTTGGTGATGGTTAGTCCGGCGCCTCACGCGACCTTTGCGCTGACCTCGCAACTGCCGCCGGCGGCCCAGCAGATCGAGATCGCGGCGCGCAGCGGAGGCGCATCGCTGCGCGCGGTGACGCTGCTGGTCGACGGGCAGGCGGTCGGGCAGTTCGCCGCGCCGCCGTACCGCGTACTCTGGCAACTTGCCGCCGGCGAGCACACGGCGCAGGCGATCGGCACCGACGTGGCCGGCAACGCCGTGGCGAGCGCGGTGCTGACGTTCAGCGTGCGCGGCGTCGCCGAGTCGCGGTAG
- a CDS encoding SpoIIE family protein phosphatase, producing the protein MSNPAGEPSPYALIYRVSQILSLTPDPDAVLERVMDEVIAATRAERGFLILRDDTGRATFHAARGLDHRTIESPEFQVSRTILNGVLDTGAPRLTADAQGDGATAASDSASKLHLRSVLCAPLQSGGRTVGAIYVDNRLKSGAFGPQDLDLLGALAHQAAIALDNARMFRDVNTRLQSLRLIHDINADLTSTLNLNRVLIASLERIQQVLGTEAGSILMLEGDELVFKVAVGEASDRLNPFRIPKGHGLAGWVVENARGVVINDVQHDPRFYSNVDAGTGFITRELMAAPLIMNGRVTGVVEVFNKPGGFSDADLDLLSTIGSSAAIAIENARLYEVAVEKGRLERELQVAHEVQANLIPRETPRVPGWSFAAQWQSALEMSGDYYDFVSDDPARVGVVLGDVADKGMAAALFMALTRSTMRASAAGSASPALALARTNRLVAADSANGMFVTLCYAQIEPASGALRIANAGHPAPILYRAASGDVVELTRHGIALGVIDDAEYVEESATMQSGDILLIYTDGVTDALNARGEDFGHDRLLETVRDFCRRTPADLHAKLSSTLKQFVGATPPADDMTFVIVRRD; encoded by the coding sequence ATGAGTAACCCCGCTGGCGAGCCTAGCCCCTACGCGCTGATCTATCGCGTCTCGCAGATTCTCAGCCTGACGCCCGATCCCGACGCCGTGCTGGAACGCGTCATGGACGAGGTCATCGCCGCCACGCGCGCCGAGCGCGGGTTCCTGATCCTGCGCGACGATACCGGCCGCGCGACCTTCCATGCCGCGCGCGGGCTCGATCATCGCACGATCGAGTCGCCAGAGTTCCAGGTCTCGCGCACGATTCTGAACGGCGTGCTGGACACGGGCGCGCCGCGACTGACCGCCGACGCGCAGGGCGACGGCGCGACCGCAGCCAGCGACAGCGCGTCGAAGCTGCACCTGCGGTCGGTGCTGTGCGCGCCGCTGCAAAGCGGCGGACGCACGGTCGGCGCCATCTACGTCGACAACCGCCTCAAGTCCGGCGCGTTCGGCCCGCAGGACCTCGACCTGCTCGGCGCGCTGGCGCACCAGGCCGCCATCGCCCTCGACAACGCGCGCATGTTCCGCGACGTCAACACGCGCCTGCAATCGCTCCGCCTGATTCACGACATCAACGCCGATCTGACCTCCACGCTGAACCTCAATCGCGTGCTGATCGCGTCACTGGAGCGCATCCAGCAGGTGCTGGGCACCGAGGCCGGCTCGATCTTGATGCTTGAGGGCGACGAACTGGTGTTCAAAGTCGCGGTCGGCGAGGCGTCCGACCGGCTCAATCCGTTCCGCATTCCCAAAGGGCACGGGCTCGCCGGCTGGGTCGTGGAGAACGCGCGCGGCGTCGTTATCAACGACGTTCAGCACGACCCGCGCTTCTATTCCAACGTGGATGCCGGCACCGGCTTCATCACGCGCGAGTTGATGGCCGCGCCGCTGATCATGAACGGACGCGTCACCGGCGTGGTCGAGGTGTTCAACAAGCCGGGCGGCTTCAGCGACGCCGATCTCGACCTGCTGTCGACTATCGGGTCGAGCGCGGCGATCGCCATCGAGAACGCGCGCCTGTACGAGGTCGCGGTCGAGAAAGGCCGGTTAGAGCGCGAATTGCAGGTGGCGCACGAGGTGCAGGCCAACCTGATCCCGCGCGAGACGCCGCGCGTGCCCGGCTGGTCGTTCGCCGCGCAGTGGCAGTCTGCGCTGGAAATGAGCGGCGACTACTACGACTTCGTCTCGGACGATCCGGCGCGCGTAGGCGTCGTGCTCGGCGACGTGGCCGACAAAGGCATGGCCGCCGCGCTGTTCATGGCGTTGACGCGCTCGACTATGCGCGCCAGCGCGGCCGGCTCGGCCTCGCCGGCGCTGGCGTTGGCGCGCACCAACCGGCTGGTCGCCGCCGATTCCGCCAACGGCATGTTCGTCACGCTCTGCTACGCGCAGATCGAGCCGGCCTCCGGCGCCCTGCGCATCGCCAATGCCGGGCACCCCGCGCCGATCCTGTACCGCGCCGCCAGCGGCGACGTGGTGGAGCTGACCCGGCACGGCATCGCGCTCGGCGTCATCGACGATGCCGAGTACGTCGAGGAATCCGCCACCATGCAGAGCGGCGACATCCTGCTGATTTACACCGACGGCGTGACCGACGCGCTCAACGCGCGCGGCGAGGATTTCGGGCACGACCGCCTGCTGGAAACCGTGCGTGACTTCTGCCGCCGCACACCCGCCGACCTGCACGCAAAGCTGAGCAGCACCCTGAAGCAGTTCGTGGGCGCCACGCCGCCCGCCGACGATATGACCTTCGTCATCGTACGGCGCGATTAG
- a CDS encoding glycosyl hydrolase → MTVDPKLFKGLQWRLVGPHRGGRVVAVHGDPKDPMTFYFGGCAGGVWKTYDGGQYWENISDGFFKTSAIGAIAVSASDPNVIYVGTGETAIRGNVSHGDGVYKSTDAGKTWTNVGLKDTRHIASVQIHPTNPDLVYVAALGHTWGPNKERGVYRSKDSGRTWEQVLFRSEKAGAIDLSLDPNNPRMLYAAVWEAQRYPYKLNSGGPDSSLYKSSDGGDTWTEITRNPGLPKGVLGKMGIVASGAQSGRVYAIIEAEDGALFRSDDGGATWKRMSEEPGLRGRPWYYMHIYADPQDADVCYVLDYSMWKTIDGGATFSEIPTPHGDNHDLWIDPHNPRRMAQGNDGGACISFNGGDSWSSIYNQPTAQLYHVITDNAYPYRLYASQQDNTAISLPSASGRGVLTTLHWEECGGGESGYIAIKPSNPNIIIGGGIGSGAGAGRLIHWDRALDQEKVISVWPENHGMGYGAIAHKYRFQWTFPVYYSRWEKDALYIAGNHIFKSTDDGQSWTVMSPDLSRNDPSRLQPSGGPITNDNTGAETYCIIFALAESHKEAGVVWAGTDDGLVYITRDGMKSWRNITPKGLPEWALISILEPSPHDAGTCYMAATRYKSDDLKPYLFKTTDYGANWTPITDGIPADEFTRTIRADPTCRGLLVAGSETSVYVSLDDGANWQKFETNLPVAPIHDLWFHGTDLIAATHGRSLWILDDVTPLHQMAAATQGAYLFKPRTTVRFRQYKGYGSKPGPAMTYRMAGPLVYAFKVVEKTPGGDKIEKPIDAGENPPEGVIVQYALQEKPEGDIGLRILDAQGNLIREFTSKEATEEQKKAGDSDPRITKDAGANRFVWNMRYPDARKLLDSKGRGGTDQLVAGPMVPPGAYQAQLVAGGQTYTQSFEIVKDPRVQATQADFDAQFGLAVKVNRKVNETHEAIIRLRDLRDQVDGVAKHASAGAVKDAAQKARDALTAVESELVQVKAEDPRQFPTKLNAKVAIINSFVESHDGAPPKQLFELYEDHAAKIDAQLKKLQEVIAGEVAAFNKACKDAGVAAAA, encoded by the coding sequence ATGACAGTAGATCCCAAGCTGTTCAAAGGCCTGCAGTGGCGACTCGTCGGCCCGCATCGCGGCGGCCGCGTGGTCGCCGTGCACGGCGACCCCAAAGACCCGATGACGTTCTATTTTGGAGGCTGCGCCGGCGGCGTCTGGAAAACGTATGACGGCGGCCAGTACTGGGAGAACATCTCGGACGGCTTCTTCAAGACCTCTGCGATCGGTGCCATCGCGGTCTCCGCGTCCGACCCGAACGTGATCTACGTCGGCACGGGCGAAACGGCGATTCGCGGCAACGTGTCGCACGGCGACGGCGTGTACAAGTCGACCGACGCCGGCAAGACGTGGACCAATGTCGGCCTCAAGGACACGCGCCACATCGCCAGCGTCCAGATTCACCCGACGAACCCCGATCTGGTGTACGTGGCCGCGCTGGGACACACCTGGGGCCCGAACAAGGAGCGCGGCGTCTACCGCTCGAAGGACAGCGGCCGGACGTGGGAGCAGGTACTGTTCCGCAGCGAGAAGGCCGGCGCCATCGACCTCTCCCTGGACCCGAACAACCCGCGCATGCTGTATGCGGCGGTCTGGGAAGCGCAGCGCTACCCGTACAAGCTCAACAGCGGCGGCCCCGACTCGTCGCTCTACAAATCGTCCGACGGCGGCGACACCTGGACGGAGATCACGCGCAACCCCGGCCTGCCGAAGGGCGTGCTCGGCAAGATGGGCATCGTGGCGTCGGGCGCGCAGAGCGGCCGCGTCTACGCCATCATCGAAGCCGAAGACGGCGCCCTGTTCCGCTCCGACGACGGCGGCGCGACGTGGAAGCGCATGAGCGAGGAGCCCGGCCTGCGCGGCCGGCCCTGGTACTACATGCACATCTACGCCGACCCGCAGGATGCCGACGTCTGCTACGTCCTCGACTACTCGATGTGGAAGACGATCGACGGCGGCGCGACGTTCTCCGAAATCCCGACCCCGCACGGCGACAACCACGACCTGTGGATCGACCCGCACAACCCGCGCCGCATGGCGCAGGGCAACGACGGTGGCGCGTGCATTTCGTTCAACGGCGGCGACTCGTGGTCGTCAATTTACAACCAGCCGACCGCGCAGTTGTACCACGTCATCACCGACAATGCGTACCCGTATCGCCTGTACGCCTCGCAGCAGGACAACACGGCGATCAGCCTGCCGAGCGCATCCGGGCGCGGCGTGCTGACGACGCTGCACTGGGAAGAGTGCGGCGGCGGCGAGAGCGGCTACATTGCGATCAAGCCGTCCAATCCGAACATCATCATCGGCGGCGGCATCGGCAGCGGCGCGGGCGCCGGGCGCTTGATCCATTGGGATCGCGCGCTCGATCAGGAGAAGGTCATCAGCGTCTGGCCGGAGAACCACGGCATGGGCTACGGCGCCATCGCGCACAAGTACCGCTTCCAGTGGACGTTTCCGGTCTACTACTCGCGTTGGGAAAAGGACGCGCTGTACATTGCGGGCAATCACATCTTCAAGTCGACCGACGATGGCCAGTCGTGGACGGTCATGAGCCCCGATTTGTCGCGCAACGATCCGAGCCGGCTCCAGCCGTCGGGCGGCCCGATCACCAACGACAACACCGGCGCCGAGACGTATTGCATCATCTTCGCGCTGGCCGAGTCGCACAAAGAAGCCGGCGTCGTCTGGGCCGGCACCGACGACGGCCTGGTCTACATCACCCGCGACGGCATGAAGTCGTGGCGGAACATTACGCCGAAGGGCCTGCCCGAGTGGGCGCTGATCAGCATTCTGGAGCCGTCGCCGCACGACGCGGGCACGTGCTATATGGCGGCGACGCGTTACAAGTCGGACGATCTGAAGCCCTACCTGTTCAAGACAACCGACTACGGCGCAAACTGGACGCCGATCACCGACGGCATCCCAGCCGATGAGTTTACGCGTACAATCCGCGCCGACCCGACCTGCCGCGGACTGCTGGTCGCCGGCAGCGAGACGAGCGTCTACGTCTCCTTAGACGACGGCGCCAACTGGCAGAAGTTCGAGACGAACCTGCCGGTCGCGCCGATCCACGACCTCTGGTTCCACGGCACCGACCTGATCGCCGCGACGCACGGCCGCTCGCTCTGGATTCTCGACGACGTGACGCCGCTGCACCAGATGGCCGCCGCAACGCAGGGCGCATACCTCTTTAAGCCGCGCACAACCGTGCGCTTCCGCCAGTACAAAGGCTACGGCAGCAAACCAGGCCCGGCGATGACGTATCGCATGGCCGGCCCGCTGGTATACGCGTTCAAGGTCGTGGAGAAGACGCCCGGCGGCGACAAGATCGAGAAGCCGATCGACGCAGGCGAGAACCCGCCGGAAGGTGTGATTGTGCAGTACGCGCTGCAAGAGAAGCCGGAGGGCGACATCGGCCTGCGCATCCTCGACGCGCAAGGCAACCTGATCCGCGAGTTCACGAGCAAGGAAGCGACCGAAGAGCAGAAGAAGGCCGGCGACAGCGACCCGCGCATCACGAAGGATGCAGGCGCCAACCGCTTCGTCTGGAACATGCGCTACCCGGATGCCCGCAAGCTGCTGGATAGCAAGGGCCGTGGCGGCACCGACCAACTCGTCGCCGGGCCGATGGTCCCGCCCGGCGCATACCAGGCGCAGCTCGTCGCCGGCGGGCAGACATACACGCAGTCGTTCGAGATCGTCAAGGATCCGCGCGTGCAGGCGACCCAGGCCGACTTCGACGCGCAGTTTGGCCTCGCGGTGAAGGTCAACCGCAAGGTCAATGAGACGCACGAAGCGATCATCCGCCTGCGCGATCTGCGCGACCAGGTGGACGGCGTCGCCAAGCACGCCAGCGCCGGGGCCGTGAAAGACGCAGCGCAGAAGGCGCGCGACGCGCTGACGGCGGTCGAGAGCGAACTGGTGCAGGTCAAGGCGGAAGACCCGCGTCAGTTCCCAACCAAGCTGAACGCCAAGGTGGCGATCATCAACTCGTTTGTCGAAAGCCATGACGGCGCGCCGCCGAAGCAGTTGTTCGAGCTATACGAGGACCACGCGGCGAAGATCGACGCGCAGTTGAAGAAACTGCAGGAAGTCATCGCCGGCGAGGTGGCCGCCTTCAACAAGGCGTGCAAGGACGCCGGGGTCGCGGCGGCGGCCTAG
- a CDS encoding arylamine N-acetyltransferase has translation MLDVDAYLTRIGYRGQVAADLTTLNGIHRAHMRVVPFENLDIMAGRPIVLDEARLFDKLVRRRRGGFCYEQNGLFAAMLRAIGFEVSLLSARVATAEGGWGIPFDHLTLAVHLDELWLADVGFGDSFQEPLRLVEHGDQIRGGVTYRVTLGGDERVLWQAGHTQYTFALAPRASLADFESGSHYHQTSPLSSFTRSLVCSLAAPDGRVTLSGRRLIVTAGGQRTERELSSETEVSDVLWTQFGIAG, from the coding sequence ATGCTTGACGTTGACGCATACCTGACACGGATCGGCTACCGCGGTCAGGTCGCGGCCGATCTGACAACGCTGAATGGCATCCATCGCGCGCACATGCGGGTGGTGCCGTTCGAGAACCTCGACATCATGGCCGGGCGTCCGATTGTGCTGGACGAGGCGCGGCTGTTCGATAAGCTTGTGCGCCGGCGGCGCGGCGGCTTCTGCTACGAGCAGAACGGCCTGTTCGCGGCGATGCTGCGCGCCATCGGGTTCGAGGTGTCGCTGTTGAGCGCGCGTGTGGCGACGGCGGAGGGCGGCTGGGGTATTCCGTTTGACCACCTGACGCTGGCAGTGCATCTTGACGAGTTGTGGCTGGCCGATGTCGGCTTCGGTGATTCGTTCCAGGAACCGCTGCGGCTCGTTGAGCATGGCGACCAGATTCGCGGTGGTGTGACCTACCGGGTGACGCTGGGTGGCGATGAGCGCGTGCTATGGCAGGCTGGGCATACGCAGTACACATTTGCGCTGGCGCCGCGCGCCAGCCTCGCCGATTTCGAGAGCGGCAGCCATTATCATCAGACGTCGCCGCTGTCGTCGTTCACACGCAGCCTCGTTTGCTCGCTGGCCGCGCCCGATGGACGGGTGACACTCAGTGGCCGGCGGCTGATCGTGACCGCCGGCGGGCAGCGTACGGAGAGGGAACTGTCGTCGGAGACGGAGGTGTCCGACGTGCTGTGGACACAGTTTGGGATTGCGGGATGA
- a CDS encoding pyridoxamine 5'-phosphate oxidase family protein has product MSKFTGVLAWHPEVSMSEEETNDFLSGRWVARMATIGRDGYPAVTPLWYLWDGKCLYFNIAKSRQSLKNLARNPKASVVIDMDERPLMGMRTNFAKAVLVVGDAELTEAGSGQKVRIEAGPYAGEYLPEQAIGFITNRYGLTERDGAIGLTREGFRGLYAQEGIEESQLYKDNIGRVFVKIVPRRMRTWDFSKAPIGHSAES; this is encoded by the coding sequence ATGAGCAAGTTCACGGGGGTGCTGGCCTGGCACCCGGAAGTCTCGATGAGCGAGGAAGAAACCAACGATTTCCTGTCGGGTCGCTGGGTCGCGCGCATGGCGACCATCGGGCGCGACGGCTATCCGGCGGTGACGCCGCTCTGGTACCTGTGGGACGGCAAGTGCCTCTATTTCAATATTGCGAAGTCGCGCCAGTCGCTGAAGAACCTGGCGCGCAACCCGAAGGCGTCCGTCGTGATCGACATGGACGAGCGGCCGCTGATGGGCATGCGCACCAACTTCGCGAAGGCGGTGCTGGTCGTGGGTGACGCTGAGTTGACCGAGGCCGGCTCGGGGCAGAAAGTGCGCATCGAGGCCGGACCGTACGCGGGCGAATATCTGCCCGAGCAAGCGATCGGGTTCATCACAAACCGCTACGGCCTGACTGAGCGCGACGGCGCGATCGGGCTGACGCGCGAAGGGTTCCGCGGCCTGTACGCGCAGGAGGGCATCGAGGAGAGCCAGCTCTACAAGGACAACATCGGCCGCGTGTTCGTCAAGATCGTGCCGCGCCGCATGCGCACCTGGGACTTCTCCAAGGCGCCGATCGGCCACAGCGCGGAGAGCTAG
- a CDS encoding nucleotidyl transferase AbiEii/AbiGii toxin family protein, with product MREPLPLSSIQDAVLDFLRGRDDAVVFGAQAVNAYVEEPRMSQDIDLMSTRAAGLADDLRNYLAERFHVAMRVREIGDGRGYRVFQVRKEGNRHLVDVRSVGQLPRTERMADVLVIAPADLVATKVMAYHHRRGQPKSGTDWRDMALLLLRFPELKSNPEQVAERLGVLGASPEVIETWRQLASQEVVAPRDDDEF from the coding sequence ATGCGTGAACCGTTGCCGCTGTCGAGCATTCAGGATGCGGTGCTGGATTTTCTGCGCGGGCGCGACGACGCCGTGGTGTTTGGCGCACAGGCGGTAAACGCGTACGTGGAAGAGCCGCGCATGTCGCAAGACATCGACCTGATGTCCACACGTGCCGCCGGGCTTGCCGACGACTTGCGAAATTATCTGGCCGAGCGCTTTCATGTCGCCATGCGCGTGCGCGAGATCGGCGACGGACGCGGCTATCGGGTTTTTCAGGTACGCAAAGAAGGCAACCGCCACTTGGTAGATGTGCGGTCCGTGGGCCAACTGCCGCGCACTGAGCGCATGGCCGACGTGCTGGTCATCGCCCCGGCGGACTTAGTGGCGACCAAAGTCATGGCGTATCACCATCGCCGCGGTCAGCCGAAGTCGGGCACCGACTGGCGCGATATGGCTCTGCTCCTGTTGCGCTTCCCAGAATTGAAAAGCAACCCGGAACAGGTGGCGGAGCGTCTCGGCGTGCTTGGAGCCTCTCCCGAAGTCATTGAAACGTGGAGACAATTGGCAAGTCAGGAGGTTGTTGCCCCACGGGATGATGACGAATTTTGA
- a CDS encoding glyoxalase/bleomycin resistance/dioxygenase family protein: protein MHIRRLHLWTTAPDSLHSFYAGTLGLPAEMSADGQLIVHAGATRLEFERAQSDPSANYHFAFNIPPHRFTEAQDWLRARVPLVADADGRETFHFESWNAHATYFSDPARNSLELIARHDLPFDAPGPFGPGHLACISEIGMAFADVHEAIVAIERQTGARPYREASDTFAPIGDEYGLFIVVKRGRVWFNSQDRRAEPYPLRAEVEVNGQRYAVEVADGRFEARAM from the coding sequence ATGCACATCCGACGACTACATTTGTGGACGACCGCGCCCGATTCGCTGCACTCGTTCTATGCCGGCACACTCGGTCTTCCAGCGGAGATGTCGGCGGACGGCCAACTGATCGTGCACGCTGGCGCGACGCGATTGGAGTTCGAGCGTGCGCAAAGCGACCCGAGCGCGAACTATCACTTCGCGTTTAACATTCCGCCGCACCGCTTCACCGAGGCGCAGGACTGGCTGCGAGCGCGTGTACCGCTCGTTGCCGATGCCGACGGTCGCGAAACGTTCCACTTTGAAAGCTGGAACGCGCACGCCACCTATTTCAGCGACCCGGCCCGGAACAGCCTGGAGTTGATCGCGCGCCATGACCTGCCGTTCGATGCGCCGGGGCCGTTCGGGCCGGGGCACCTCGCCTGCATCAGCGAGATCGGCATGGCGTTCGCGGACGTGCATGAAGCCATCGTTGCGATCGAGCGGCAGACCGGCGCGAGGCCGTACCGCGAGGCGAGCGATACGTTTGCGCCGATCGGCGACGAGTACGGGCTGTTCATCGTCGTGAAACGCGGGCGCGTCTGGTTCAACAGCCAGGATCGCCGGGCCGAACCGTACCCGCTGCGAGCCGAAGTCGAAGTGAACGGACAGCGCTACGCCGTCGAGGTCGCCGATGGGCGCTTCGAGGCGCGGGCCATGTAG